A genomic region of Streptomyces rimosus contains the following coding sequences:
- a CDS encoding TetR/AcrR family transcriptional regulator C-terminal domain-containing protein codes for MATKLDRKLVAETALGLLNEVGLEGLTLRRIAKELNVQAPALYWHFKNKQELLDEMATELYERMTAPLVAAGPGYGGGDWKALLTASCRAIRRTLLAYRDGGKVFGGTRMNHSASMQPMEISIGALTAAGFRPHRAARAWFTVYTYTIGYVVEEQSVFPVPGEPLRDPTYDLDDRERRYGADFPLTVVAGEEFFGDTARGFEDGLRAVIAGIEATLLHGE; via the coding sequence GTGGCTACGAAACTCGACCGAAAACTGGTGGCGGAGACCGCCCTGGGCCTGCTGAACGAGGTCGGCCTCGAAGGGCTCACCCTGCGCCGTATCGCCAAGGAGCTGAACGTCCAGGCGCCCGCCCTCTACTGGCACTTCAAGAACAAGCAGGAACTGCTCGACGAGATGGCCACCGAGCTGTACGAGCGGATGACCGCGCCCTTGGTCGCGGCGGGGCCGGGCTACGGAGGCGGCGACTGGAAGGCGCTGCTCACCGCGTCCTGCCGGGCCATACGGCGCACGCTGCTCGCCTACCGCGACGGCGGCAAGGTCTTCGGCGGCACCCGGATGAACCACTCCGCGTCGATGCAGCCGATGGAGATCTCCATCGGCGCGCTGACAGCCGCCGGATTCCGGCCACACCGGGCCGCGCGCGCCTGGTTCACCGTCTATACGTACACGATCGGCTACGTGGTCGAGGAACAGTCCGTCTTCCCGGTGCCCGGGGAACCGTTGCGCGACCCCACCTACGACCTGGACGACCGGGAGCGGCGCTACGGCGCCGACTTCCCGCTCACGGTGGTGGCCGGTGAGGAGTTCTTCGGGGACACCGCCCGCGGGTTCGAGGACGGCCTGCGGGCCGTCATCGCGGGGATCGAGGCCACGCTGCTGCACGGCGAGTAA